The following DNA comes from Lentimicrobiaceae bacterium.
AATCCGACAGTGGGTTTTTAAGCTCGCTAACAAGCATATCGCAAACAACAAGAGCTCCGGAATTTATGAAAGGATTTCGGGGTATTCCTTTATCGCTTTCCAACTGTATAAGCGAATTGAAAGGCGTACCGGAAGGCTCAACGCCTACTCTTTGCCACAATTTTTCGCCAAACAGTACATAAGCATAACTCAAAATAAATATTTTGGAAATACTTTGAATTGAAAACGGAATTTGATAATCGCCTATGCCGTAATCATCGCCACTAACAGTTGATATATGAACACCAAAATAATTAGGGTTTACCTTGGCTAACTCGGGTATATAGGTTGCAACTTTGCCTCCCAAATTAATTCCCCTTACCTGGTTATATATATCTGTAATAATTGATTTATAATTTGGCATGTTTTCTAATTATTAAAAACTACTCGTAATTTATTTTTATTACCCACTTTGTCGGTTACGTGGAGTACAAATTCGTTTTGACCTTTTTTAACCAAATGATCGTAGGTGTACTTCATTGTTTTTGTTTTCGGATCCCACGAAACCAAAGCCCAGCTTCCATTCAAAACACCTTTATAATCGGCTATTCCTGACAATTCGTCGTAAACCTTAAAAATTAATACACCTGCATTTTTGCCGGTAACGTTGCTAATTGAAGGTTTTACCGTATCTATTTCTAATGCAAAATTACCAAAGCTGCGTGTTGTAAATGTAAAATATCCATTTTTGGTAAATTCGCCGCCTACCGAAGATTTTTTATTCTTTTTATCAATACGTACTGCTACAGCTTTTGATTTTAATTTGTCGGGAATATTATTTTGTTTTATATCAATCGTTATGTTTTTGTGTAAGGGTACGTATGGTCTGTGAATTTGAAAAACATCGGAAAAGCTATTAGCATTTTGTTTTGTGCTACTATGATCAAAATATATGTCCTGATATAATGCTCCTTTCGGGATTGTTACTTCTATTTCATCATTGCTAAATTTGTTTTCTTGGTTGTACGAAAATAGATTTGTGAAAGTGCTTTCAATATTAGGAGTGGAGACAAAAACACTTTCGTCGGCACCTTTTACCCAAAATTCCAATACCGAAGTTTTATCGCTATAATCAGATATTTTTATTTCTACCTTGTAAATATTATTTGGTTGAAAGTTAAATATCCCGTTTCCATTAAAAGTGTTGAAAATAGAAAGCACATTTCCAGGCAACTTTTTAGTTATAATATATCTGCCGTTACCTTTTTCGTATTCGTAATAATCGATAGAAGCGTTTATATACCTTGATTCGTCAAAACTGAAACTATCCATTTTCATTTCAAACAAAGGTTCATCGTCAATAATCACTTCCATCTTGTACCAACCATTCCTGTCGTTTTTGGAAGTCATGCGGTCTATGGCTTTTACACCAAAGCTATACTCACCACTTAAAGTAATGGTATCGGCAGGTAGTTTGTACTTTTTGTCGGAAACTGCGATTACTTTAAAGATTTCATCGGATTGCGGGAAATTAGCTACTTCCGATTTATTTTCGGAATACAACTTAAAACTCTGAATTTCAGGATAATGAATATCATTTATTTTTACACCAAACAATAAAGGATTTAACGGACGTTCGGTTATAGTGTTTCTGACTTCAAAATGCAAGTGAGGTCCACCCGAAGAGCCTGTATTTCCGGCATAACCAATGATTTCACCTTTTTTAACCGAAATTTTATCGGCAAAAGGAGATGGAAACAAATCGACTGCAAAACTTTGTCTTCGATACTGTTGCTTAGTAACATACTCGGTTATAACATCGTTGTAATTTCGTAGGTGTCCGTAAACGGTAGTAATACCGTTGGCATGGCTGATATATAAAGCGTTCCCATAGCCAACAGGAGAAACTTTTATACGACTTACAATACCGTCGTCGGCTGCGAGTATTGGCAGACCTTCTCTTTGCTGGACTCTAAGGTCAACGCCCGAATGGAAGTGATCGCTTCTTAATTCTCCGAACGAACCGCTAAACGAAATTGGAATTGTTATTGGATGTGAAATCTGATCCTGTTTTATAACAAACTGCCCCAATAGTAAATTTGAGACAAAAAATAATAATACTACCGATAATGTTTTTTTCATACTACAAATGTATAAAAGTTGTGATAATGTGGTGGGTTGTTAATTGAAAAAGTTATAATAATTGATACTTGTTGTAGCCGTTAGCCGTTGGCTGAGTTTGGTGAATGGTGATGGGTGGTGGGTGATTGGTCATTTAAAAATTAGTAATAAACCTCGTATTTTCGGGCTGAACTCAGCTAATGGCTAAAAGCCAAGAGCTAAAGGCTAAAACAAAAAGGCTACCCACGTTTTATTATGAGTAGCCCCTTAAAATTAATTAACCCTTACATTAACCTATTTCCGATTTCTCCAGCCTGCATCACTCCTATATTCGGTGTGATAAATAATCAGGTTAGCATCGCTTTTATATTTTGTAAAATAGATTACCCAGTCGGCGTCGCTTTTGTATTCTGTATAATACCATATACCGCTGTCTTCTTTGGCGTCGCTTTTATATTGGGTAGTGTATACCAACATATCGGCGTCGCTTTTGTACTGAGTTACATAAACAATTTTGTCGGCATCGCTTTTGTACTGAGTTACATATACAACTTGCGCTTTAATTGATAGTGAGCAAATTAATATACTTGTGATTAAAATTAATTGTTTCATCATTATAAAATTTTAAAGGTTAAAGGTTTATTTGTTTTATTTAAAAATTTGTGTGATTCTGTTTTCCTTGCTGTAATCTTTAACAGTCTTTACATTTTGAATATGATTAATTAAAGCTTGAGCTGTAGTTATATACATAGAAGTGCCAACATCCTTATGTTCAAAATTGTATGCTGTAGCTGCGTACGAACTTATAGCTACCTTATAGGTTTTATTCAAATCTATGGGTTTGCCTTTTATAAATGCTTCAATTT
Coding sequences within:
- a CDS encoding M23 family metallopeptidase encodes the protein MKKTLSVVLLFFVSNLLLGQFVIKQDQISHPITIPISFSGSFGELRSDHFHSGVDLRVQQREGLPILAADDGIVSRIKVSPVGYGNALYISHANGITTVYGHLRNYNDVITEYVTKQQYRRQSFAVDLFPSPFADKISVKKGEIIGYAGNTGSSGGPHLHFEVRNTITERPLNPLLFGVKINDIHYPEIQSFKLYSENKSEVANFPQSDEIFKVIAVSDKKYKLPADTITLSGEYSFGVKAIDRMTSKNDRNGWYKMEVIIDDEPLFEMKMDSFSFDESRYINASIDYYEYEKGNGRYIITKKLPGNVLSIFNTFNGNGIFNFQPNNIYKVEIKISDYSDKTSVLEFWVKGADESVFVSTPNIESTFTNLFSYNQENKFSNDEIEVTIPKGALYQDIYFDHSSTKQNANSFSDVFQIHRPYVPLHKNITIDIKQNNIPDKLKSKAVAVRIDKKNKKSSVGGEFTKNGYFTFTTRSFGNFALEIDTVKPSISNVTGKNAGVLIFKVYDELSGIADYKGVLNGSWALVSWDPKTKTMKYTYDHLVKKGQNEFVLHVTDKVGNKNKLRVVFNN
- a CDS encoding DUF6150 family protein, with product MKQLILITSILICSLSIKAQVVYVTQYKSDADKIVYVTQYKSDADMLVYTTQYKSDAKEDSGIWYYTEYKSDADWVIYFTKYKSDANLIIYHTEYRSDAGWRNRK